Within the bacterium genome, the region ATATAGTTTTGTTCAAATCCTTGGCTGTGTAGTTTCCATGCAATCGCCCACATATCTTCAATGGATTCATCAATTTTGTAAATCGGGTCATGGGATAATCTGTAAGCGGCTTTGTTTAGATAATAGATGCTCCAAAATTTAATTTTCTTTGCTTCTTCATATTCGGGCAATCTCTTATGTTCAGCCAG harbors:
- a CDS encoding PaREP1 family protein; this translates as LAEHKRLPEYEEAKKIKFWSIYYLNKAAYRLSHDPIYKIDESIEDMWAIAWKLHSQGFEQNYITIKEAKKFSYVAQKMLNILENHLQKSR